From Cellulophaga lytica DSM 7489, a single genomic window includes:
- a CDS encoding alpha-L-fucosidase, translating to MKSGKYIVLSFFILSLTILSCADKKDKKEEIAQETKPVYEANWESIKKNYKDPTWFNKKKFGIFIHWGAYSVPEYSSEWYPRKMYMDTATFSAQLNLEKKGPSDVYLHHKKEWGDQKKFGYKDFIPMFKGENFDANEWIDLFKKSGAKYVIPVAEHHDGFAMYKSNVTRWNAVDMGPKRDILGELFKAGRQKGMIMGASSHFAFNWSFFNKKDHFDTTNPAYADLYSTKGKDLNEPVSKEFKELWWARTKDIIDNYQPDIMWFDFYLDIPDFADQRPKLAAYYYNKGIEWGKEVVLQDKNFSHEAFPEGTVIYDLERGKLPGIRKLPWQTDTSIGKNSWSYVSNWQSKTANQIVDDLVDIVSKNGNLLLNVGPKSDGTIPEDQKEILLQIGDWLTINGDAIYDTTYWKTFGEGPTEVKKGHHSEGNNKGLSSKDIRFTTKDNKLYAIVLDWPKDGVVVIESLAKEATYAKDLNITNARVLGSKEKIKWSQEKDGFKVTMPKEKPGDFAYVIELEM from the coding sequence ATGAAAAGTGGAAAATATATAGTACTGAGCTTTTTTATTCTCTCATTAACAATTTTGTCTTGTGCAGATAAAAAAGATAAAAAGGAGGAAATAGCTCAAGAAACTAAGCCAGTTTATGAAGCAAACTGGGAATCAATCAAAAAAAATTATAAAGACCCAACTTGGTTTAACAAAAAAAAGTTTGGCATTTTTATTCATTGGGGCGCATATAGTGTTCCAGAATATTCATCAGAATGGTACCCACGTAAAATGTATATGGATACGGCTACTTTTTCTGCGCAACTAAATTTAGAAAAAAAGGGACCTTCAGATGTGTATTTGCATCATAAAAAAGAATGGGGAGACCAAAAAAAGTTTGGTTATAAAGATTTTATACCAATGTTTAAAGGAGAAAATTTTGATGCAAATGAATGGATAGATTTGTTTAAAAAATCTGGTGCAAAATATGTAATACCTGTAGCAGAACATCATGATGGTTTTGCAATGTATAAATCTAATGTTACACGTTGGAACGCGGTAGATATGGGGCCTAAAAGAGATATTTTAGGAGAGTTATTTAAAGCCGGAAGACAAAAAGGTATGATTATGGGAGCATCTTCTCATTTTGCTTTTAATTGGTCTTTCTTTAATAAAAAAGATCATTTTGATACTACAAACCCTGCATATGCAGATTTGTACTCTACAAAAGGTAAAGATTTAAATGAACCTGTTTCTAAAGAGTTTAAAGAGTTGTGGTGGGCAAGAACTAAAGATATTATAGATAATTACCAACCAGATATTATGTGGTTCGATTTTTATTTAGATATTCCAGATTTTGCAGATCAGAGACCAAAATTAGCTGCTTATTACTATAATAAAGGTATAGAATGGGGTAAGGAGGTTGTTCTACAAGATAAAAACTTTTCTCATGAAGCTTTTCCAGAAGGTACAGTTATTTATGATCTAGAACGAGGTAAATTACCTGGTATACGTAAATTACCTTGGCAAACAGATACCTCTATTGGCAAAAACTCTTGGAGCTATGTTTCTAATTGGCAGTCTAAAACAGCCAACCAAATTGTAGATGATTTGGTAGATATTGTTAGTAAAAACGGAAATCTTTTACTAAATGTAGGGCCTAAATCTGACGGCACAATACCAGAAGATCAAAAAGAAATTTTACTACAAATAGGAGATTGGTTAACTATAAATGGTGATGCTATTTATGACACTACTTACTGGAAAACGTTTGGAGAAGGACCAACAGAGGTTAAAAAGGGTCACCACTCTGAAGGGAATAATAAAGGATTATCTTCTAAAGACATTAGGTTTACAACCAAAGATAATAAGCTTTATGCTATTGTTTTAGATTGGCCAAAAGATGGTGTTGTTGTTATAGAATCTTTAGCAAAAGAAGCTACTTATGCAAAAGATTTAAATATTACCAATGCAAGAGTATTGGGTAGTAAAGAAAAAATAAAGTGGAGTCAAGAAAAAGATGGTTTTAAGGTTACAATGCCAAAAGAAAAACCAGGAGACTTTGCATATGTTATTGAGTTAGAAATGTAG
- a CDS encoding sulfatase family protein, with product MFKKYIFVICVVFSTQIFAQKQPNVIVVLADDIGVGDISYYRKMHSNNVVLKTPAIDNLAKNGMVFTDAHSPAALCAPSRYAVMTGNNCYRSYAPWGVWGAYEASPIKPNQLTLGKLMKNAGYQTAFLGKWGFGMDFFKKGSDRQIYRSPRKRVELGVDVRKIVGKGPLDNGFDYSLTFPAGIQNVPYVVYENQEWMPLEKNSEIGYISQENMTKKGVTLDKDEGLGDTNWDPHNMGPLLVNKAVDYIAKADTNKPFFMYYCSLAVHLPHTPTKRLNGEKIAGQTPSKHLDMVKELDVQMAMLVAALKKKGVYDNTIILFTSDNGGLLKGKSIQSGHKSNDIYRGGKNQAYEGGHRVPFIAWWPEKIKKNSTSKIPILTIDILATLAAITSQEIEEGQANDSANLLPIFTGENKSKEVHPYLVTQSGTGKEAIIIKDGWKLIIAFDKKDKTNSTRTPVALFNLNNNVIENEKQNLIHKPEFASKVKSLFTTYNTYRDPGEKTKI from the coding sequence ATGTTTAAAAAGTACATATTTGTGATATGTGTTGTTTTTTCAACACAGATTTTTGCGCAAAAACAGCCTAATGTAATTGTTGTTTTAGCAGATGATATAGGTGTAGGAGATATTTCTTATTACAGAAAAATGCATAGCAACAATGTGGTTTTAAAAACACCAGCTATAGATAATTTAGCTAAAAACGGAATGGTTTTTACAGATGCACATTCTCCTGCGGCATTATGTGCACCATCTAGATATGCAGTAATGACAGGGAATAATTGCTACCGTAGTTATGCTCCTTGGGGTGTTTGGGGAGCTTATGAGGCATCACCAATTAAGCCAAACCAATTAACTCTTGGTAAGCTTATGAAAAATGCAGGATACCAAACAGCTTTTTTAGGCAAATGGGGGTTTGGAATGGATTTTTTTAAAAAAGGTAGTGACAGGCAAATATACAGGTCTCCTAGAAAAAGAGTAGAGTTAGGCGTAGATGTACGTAAAATAGTAGGTAAAGGACCACTAGATAATGGTTTTGACTATAGTTTAACTTTCCCTGCAGGAATACAAAATGTACCTTATGTTGTGTATGAAAATCAAGAGTGGATGCCTTTAGAAAAAAACTCAGAAATTGGCTATATATCACAGGAGAATATGACCAAAAAAGGGGTTACTTTAGATAAAGATGAAGGCTTAGGAGATACAAATTGGGACCCGCACAATATGGGACCTTTACTTGTAAATAAAGCAGTAGATTATATTGCTAAAGCAGATACAAACAAACCTTTTTTTATGTATTACTGTTCTTTAGCAGTGCATTTGCCACACACGCCTACAAAAAGGCTAAATGGTGAAAAAATAGCAGGCCAAACACCATCTAAACATTTAGATATGGTTAAAGAGTTAGATGTACAAATGGCTATGCTGGTAGCAGCATTAAAAAAGAAAGGTGTTTATGATAATACTATAATTTTGTTTACATCAGACAATGGGGGGTTATTAAAAGGGAAAAGCATACAATCTGGTCACAAATCCAACGATATTTACCGAGGAGGAAAAAACCAAGCTTATGAGGGCGGACACAGAGTACCTTTTATTGCTTGGTGGCCAGAAAAAATTAAGAAGAACTCTACATCTAAAATACCAATTTTAACTATAGATATTTTAGCAACCTTGGCAGCAATTACAAGCCAAGAAATTGAAGAAGGCCAAGCTAATGATTCAGCCAACTTATTGCCAATTTTTACAGGAGAAAACAAAAGTAAAGAAGTGCACCCTTATTTAGTTACACAATCTGGTACTGGTAAAGAAGCAATTATTATTAAAGATGGATGGAAATTAATTATAGCTTTTGATAAAAAAGATAAAACTAATAGTACTAGAACTCCAGTAGCATTATTTAATTTAAATAATAATGTTATAGAAAATGAAAAGCAAAATTTAATACACAAACCAGAGTTTGCATCTAAAGTAAAAAGCCTTTTTACAACCTACAACACATACAGAGATCCAGGAGAGAAAACTAAAATTTAA
- a CDS encoding 3-keto-disaccharide hydrolase — MAMQSFKKVFFYTVITAFYLLLFVSCKSTDVVKNTNSSTIYLFDEKLSNWEIWMGAVHTSVDLNVEKFADVKTGKPLGLNKDLKNVFSIIKENNEPVLKVTGEIYGGLTTKQEYGNYHLSVQFKWGEKKWEPRLYTKRDSGILYHAKGPHGAFWNVWMSSLEFQVQEGDCGDFIALTDVFGDVPAEKKYAKNGKPFFVYNPNAELVPLKWGPGFESGQASKLGMFEKPNGEWNTLEIYCLGSESIHLVNGKVVNRVKNARYLKNGIVTPVTQGKIQIQSEAAEVYYKNLSITPITFFPKKYLNQ, encoded by the coding sequence ATGGCAATGCAATCTTTTAAAAAAGTGTTTTTTTATACAGTAATAACAGCTTTTTATTTGTTGTTATTTGTGAGTTGTAAAAGTACAGATGTAGTTAAAAATACAAATTCTTCAACCATTTATTTGTTTGATGAAAAGTTATCTAATTGGGAAATTTGGATGGGAGCCGTGCATACTTCTGTAGATTTAAATGTAGAGAAGTTTGCAGATGTAAAAACAGGAAAACCTTTAGGGCTAAACAAAGATTTAAAAAATGTGTTTTCAATCATAAAAGAAAATAACGAACCGGTTTTAAAAGTTACAGGTGAAATTTATGGCGGTTTAACTACAAAGCAAGAGTATGGAAATTACCATTTAAGTGTGCAGTTTAAATGGGGAGAAAAAAAATGGGAACCACGTTTGTATACCAAAAGAGATAGCGGAATTTTATATCATGCTAAAGGGCCACACGGAGCTTTTTGGAATGTTTGGATGTCTAGTTTAGAGTTTCAGGTGCAAGAGGGTGATTGCGGAGATTTTATTGCTCTAACAGATGTTTTTGGTGATGTTCCTGCAGAAAAAAAGTATGCTAAAAACGGAAAGCCATTTTTTGTATATAATCCTAATGCAGAATTAGTGCCTTTAAAATGGGGACCAGGTTTTGAATCTGGTCAAGCCAGTAAATTAGGAATGTTTGAGAAGCCAAACGGAGAGTGGAATACATTAGAAATTTATTGTTTGGGGTCAGAAAGTATACATCTAGTAAACGGTAAAGTTGTAAACAGGGTAAAAAATGCCCGTTATTTAAAAAATGGTATTGTTACACCTGTAACTCAAGGAAAAATACAAATACAGTCTGAAGCTGCTGAAGTATATTATAAAAATTTAAGCATAACACCAATTACCTTTTTTCCTAAAAAGTACCTTAACCAGTAA
- a CDS encoding alpha-L-fucosidase, protein MVKLKLTIAVFSIVAFSYSQSSKEQKNSNAVYTKSWESLAKVNATPNWFKDAKFGIYAHWGPVSSAFEGTDADKYYAGWHGMKMYEDGKKVPTKNGKPTTNYLHHKKKYGKPAKYGYKHIIEQFSPTAFNAKEWAELFKKSGAKFAGPVAMHHDNFAMWNSKATRWNSINYGGIDPSAELKKEIEAKGLKFMASFHHAFTWKYFAPAHKHGGINPKDYDLYTNPHSLESNTPDEDFYNDWWLKIKEYIDVYQPDLIWFDWWLENMTEESRQQFLAYYYNKGIEWNKEVVVSYKESTFPETTAVKDYERGRPNQPKSPMWLTDTSPGAWFYRPNAKFKTPNELVDILVDIVSKNGLMLLNVPPNPDGSIPQEMKNLLLDMGSWLAVNGDAIYGTRPWIIFGEGPTRLPEGGHKVEKFKIAYTDADIRFTKKSDKEFYIIIMDTPKKEITVKSLSTAIGVLNSKIENISLLGSNEKISWKRDQRGLIIAKPAKLPTKYAHAFKVSLEGYKENNIGGTIDAHAD, encoded by the coding sequence ATGGTAAAATTAAAATTAACAATAGCAGTTTTTAGTATAGTAGCGTTTAGTTATAGTCAATCTTCAAAAGAACAAAAAAATAGTAATGCGGTATATACAAAAAGTTGGGAGTCTTTAGCAAAGGTAAATGCTACTCCCAATTGGTTTAAAGATGCTAAGTTTGGAATATATGCCCATTGGGGACCAGTTTCTTCTGCTTTTGAAGGTACAGATGCAGATAAGTATTATGCTGGTTGGCACGGAATGAAAATGTATGAAGACGGTAAAAAAGTACCAACCAAAAATGGTAAGCCAACAACTAACTACCTACACCATAAAAAAAAGTATGGTAAGCCAGCAAAATATGGTTATAAGCATATAATAGAACAATTTTCTCCTACTGCTTTTAATGCAAAAGAATGGGCAGAGTTATTTAAAAAATCAGGAGCTAAATTTGCTGGACCCGTAGCTATGCACCATGATAATTTTGCTATGTGGAACAGCAAGGCCACACGTTGGAATTCTATAAATTATGGTGGCATAGATCCATCAGCAGAATTAAAAAAAGAAATAGAGGCAAAGGGGCTAAAATTTATGGCTTCTTTTCACCACGCATTTACGTGGAAATATTTTGCACCTGCACACAAACACGGCGGCATAAACCCTAAAGATTATGACTTATATACAAATCCGCATTCATTAGAATCTAATACTCCAGATGAAGATTTTTATAATGATTGGTGGCTTAAAATTAAAGAATATATAGATGTGTATCAACCAGATTTAATTTGGTTTGACTGGTGGTTAGAGAATATGACAGAAGAAAGTAGACAGCAATTTTTAGCATATTATTACAATAAAGGAATTGAGTGGAACAAAGAGGTTGTAGTGTCTTACAAAGAATCTACTTTTCCTGAAACCACTGCTGTTAAAGACTATGAGCGTGGAAGACCAAACCAGCCAAAGTCTCCTATGTGGTTAACAGATACGTCTCCAGGTGCTTGGTTTTACAGACCCAATGCCAAGTTTAAAACGCCAAATGAGCTTGTAGATATACTTGTAGATATTGTATCTAAAAATGGCTTAATGTTGTTAAATGTGCCACCAAACCCTGATGGATCTATACCTCAAGAAATGAAAAACTTATTGTTAGATATGGGGAGTTGGTTAGCTGTAAACGGAGATGCAATTTATGGTACAAGACCTTGGATAATTTTTGGTGAGGGGCCTACTCGTTTACCAGAAGGCGGACATAAAGTTGAAAAATTTAAAATAGCATACACAGATGCAGATATTAGATTTACTAAAAAATCAGATAAGGAATTTTATATTATCATAATGGATACTCCTAAAAAAGAAATTACGGTAAAGTCTTTATCTACCGCTATAGGAGTATTAAACTCTAAAATAGAAAATATAAGTTTATTGGGCAGTAATGAAAAAATTAGCTGGAAAAGAGACCAAAGAGGACTTATAATAGCCAAGCCAGCTAAACTACCAACAAAATATGCACACGCATTTAAAGTTAGTTTAGAGGGTTATAAAGAAAACAATATTGGTGGTACAATAGATGCTCATGCAGATTAA
- a CDS encoding family 43 glycosylhydrolase: MQIKLTTNLNQHNLYYMKNVLQLLIVLLLLCASINAQNPLVTDIFTADPTARVFNGKLYVYPSHDIVPEEGVQAPDFCMPDYHMYSLEGGNTWKDYGVVLDQNSVPWGKKNSYGMWAPDCIKKGDTYYYYYPAEPLDKSSFRRIGVGTSKNPTGPFKWEKNYIKGVEGIDPGLLLDDNGKAYLYFGGGEKLYVTPLKDNMKEIAAKPIKIEGLPAGYKEGSFPIKVNGIYYLTFAHVFANEGYTIAYATSNNPLGPFTYRGKIMDNLGNGTNHHSVVNYKGKWILFYHWWEISGYNKLRSMRADYMTFKEDGSIARVKPTLRGIGAPTIGEKIQVDRYNDISGAKTSFVGGNEPIGWMVTNTKMMSNVRFNNVDFASGSAKKIVARVASGQRIGSMEVRLGNPKGDLIAEFPIKYTGGWNSWQTIETNLLKKVSGMQNIVVVFKSVWGADKIVNLNWLMLK, encoded by the coding sequence ATGCAGATTAAATTAACAACTAACTTAAACCAACATAATTTATATTATATGAAAAATGTTTTGCAACTACTTATAGTATTATTACTACTGTGTGCTAGTATAAACGCACAAAACCCACTGGTAACAGATATATTTACGGCAGACCCAACTGCTCGTGTTTTTAATGGTAAGTTGTATGTTTATCCGTCTCATGATATAGTACCAGAGGAAGGAGTACAAGCGCCAGATTTTTGTATGCCAGATTATCATATGTATTCTTTAGAAGGTGGTAATACATGGAAAGATTATGGAGTGGTTTTAGATCAAAATAGTGTGCCTTGGGGTAAAAAAAATTCCTACGGTATGTGGGCCCCAGATTGCATTAAAAAAGGAGATACATACTACTATTATTACCCTGCAGAACCATTAGATAAATCTTCCTTTAGGCGTATAGGCGTAGGTACATCTAAAAATCCTACTGGGCCATTTAAATGGGAAAAAAATTACATTAAAGGTGTAGAAGGTATAGATCCAGGCTTGTTGTTAGATGATAATGGTAAAGCTTATTTATATTTTGGTGGAGGAGAAAAATTATATGTTACTCCATTAAAAGATAATATGAAAGAAATAGCTGCAAAACCTATAAAAATAGAAGGGTTGCCTGCTGGCTATAAAGAAGGTTCTTTTCCTATAAAAGTAAATGGTATATATTATTTAACTTTTGCGCATGTATTTGCAAATGAAGGATACACTATTGCATACGCTACAAGTAACAATCCTTTAGGGCCTTTTACGTATAGAGGCAAAATAATGGACAACCTTGGCAATGGTACCAATCACCATTCTGTTGTAAACTATAAAGGAAAATGGATATTGTTTTATCACTGGTGGGAAATTAGCGGTTACAATAAATTAAGATCTATGCGTGCAGATTATATGACATTTAAAGAAGATGGTAGCATAGCCCGTGTAAAGCCAACATTAAGAGGCATAGGAGCACCAACAATAGGAGAAAAAATACAAGTAGATAGGTATAATGATATTAGTGGAGCAAAAACTAGTTTTGTAGGTGGTAATGAGCCTATTGGGTGGATGGTTACAAATACCAAAATGATGAGTAACGTAAGGTTTAATAATGTAGATTTTGCAAGTGGTTCTGCTAAAAAAATAGTTGCACGCGTAGCAAGCGGACAAAGAATAGGTTCTATGGAGGTACGTTTGGGAAATCCTAAGGGAGATTTAATTGCAGAGTTTCCTATAAAATATACTGGTGGCTGGAATAGTTGGCAAACCATAGAAACAAATCTTTTAAAAAAGGTTTCTGGTATGCAAAATATTGTAGTTGTTTTTAAATCTGTTTGGGGTGCCGATAAAATTGTAAATCTAAATTGGTTAATGTTAAAATAA
- a CDS encoding DUF5060 domain-containing protein codes for MQNVLKLLIVTSLLSFTVVTSQLKKENYTLNTVFKIPKWEVLDITFTANQNVASPYTANFYAIFTHSNGTVQQVPGFYNGNKEWVIRFSSSLEGNWKFTTYADLKKIHHKKGSVMVSSAATNNHGALVIPKNDPQNFYYEDGTPYFLLAFECDWLYALDYHNKKGLPKTEHLLNLLNQNGFNQVVMNVFSYDVSWTKDSKLKQHPEHEFGGPKDIFPFLGNNNNPNYSALNPEFFKKLDRTISLMHNKRIAAHLMIYVWNKLVAWPNMNTDADNMYFDYVVKRYQAFPNIVWDISKEALYYGRADEAYIHGRIERLKTNDKYNRLVSVHDYKYCSNFPDKVDFISSQNWSHNIYNKMLEAKTKFKNKPIFNIEHGGYEESMYTVFTGDYTNAETCLRRNYMCLFAGVYTTYYWQGTSWNVIIYNPFEQPKEFYKPKFIYFNYMQKLFSKFQFHKMKPIPWHNGSGYNLTDDKGTVLIYIHKENYGIDAAFLKKKDENRTMQWFNTLTGEFTKEVAIKKQGKFKSPWAEKADAILISRLK; via the coding sequence ATGCAAAATGTATTAAAACTTTTAATAGTTACTAGTTTGCTAAGTTTTACAGTAGTAACTAGCCAACTTAAAAAAGAAAACTACACGTTAAACACTGTTTTTAAAATTCCAAAATGGGAGGTTTTAGATATAACATTTACAGCAAACCAAAATGTAGCATCTCCTTATACGGCTAATTTTTATGCAATTTTTACTCATAGTAATGGTACAGTACAGCAAGTGCCTGGTTTTTATAATGGTAATAAAGAATGGGTAATACGGTTTTCTAGTTCTTTAGAGGGTAATTGGAAATTTACAACCTATGCAGATCTAAAAAAAATACATCATAAAAAAGGTAGTGTAATGGTGTCTTCTGCAGCCACTAATAATCACGGAGCATTAGTTATACCAAAAAATGATCCTCAAAATTTTTATTATGAAGATGGCACTCCTTACTTTTTATTGGCCTTTGAGTGCGATTGGCTTTATGCCTTAGACTACCACAACAAAAAAGGATTACCAAAAACAGAGCATCTTTTAAACCTTTTAAACCAAAACGGATTTAATCAGGTAGTGATGAATGTTTTTTCTTATGATGTTAGCTGGACTAAAGATTCTAAACTAAAACAACATCCAGAGCATGAGTTTGGTGGTCCAAAAGATATTTTTCCTTTCCTTGGCAATAATAACAATCCAAATTACTCAGCTCTAAACCCAGAATTTTTTAAAAAATTAGATCGTACTATTAGCTTAATGCATAACAAGCGTATAGCTGCGCATTTAATGATATACGTTTGGAACAAATTGGTTGCTTGGCCTAATATGAATACAGATGCAGATAATATGTATTTTGATTATGTAGTAAAAAGGTACCAAGCTTTTCCTAATATAGTATGGGATATTTCTAAAGAGGCGCTGTACTATGGTAGGGCAGATGAAGCGTATATTCACGGAAGAATAGAAAGGTTAAAAACAAATGACAAATACAACAGGTTGGTGTCTGTACATGATTATAAATATTGCTCTAATTTTCCAGATAAGGTAGATTTTATTTCTTCTCAAAATTGGTCACATAACATTTACAACAAAATGTTAGAAGCCAAAACAAAATTTAAAAACAAACCAATATTTAATATAGAACACGGTGGTTATGAGGAGTCTATGTATACTGTTTTTACAGGAGATTATACCAATGCAGAAACCTGTTTACGTCGCAATTATATGTGCTTATTTGCAGGTGTGTACACCACTTATTATTGGCAAGGTACTTCATGGAATGTAATTATTTATAACCCTTTTGAGCAACCTAAAGAGTTTTATAAACCAAAGTTTATATACTTTAATTACATGCAAAAACTCTTTAGTAAGTTTCAGTTTCATAAAATGAAGCCTATTCCTTGGCATAACGGTAGTGGTTATAACTTAACAGATGATAAAGGCACAGTTTTAATATATATACACAAAGAAAACTACGGTATAGATGCTGCATTTTTAAAAAAGAAAGATGAAAACCGAACTATGCAGTGGTTTAATACCCTAACAGGAGAGTTTACAAAAGAGGTAGCTATTAAAAAACAAGGAAAGTTTAAGTCTCCTTGGGCAGAAAAGGCAGATGCAATACTTATTTCTAGGCTTAAATAG
- a CDS encoding glycoside hydrolase family 117 protein, with amino-acid sequence MKRLKITLIISCLFLTANTVCAQNFPFALPKQKPNQPLSEAMQRNYDNYLAPRPEDNELYSLFKYTKLEGLDYSNGDGTVSRRDPSKIIFENGKYYVWYTHRKTKTPPKGAKQATETIPSADWDLSEIWYATSLDGFNWEEQGVAIPRPPKPELGHRSVSTADILKWKGKYYMYYQGFSEASGLRGDDCPVLMSYADSPDGPWTATNKIVIPNGPKGAWDQFSIHDPYPLVYKDKIYLYYKSDFDGKPDLVRMQGLATADSPFGPFTKNKLNPVLASGHETTMFPFKEGIAALTIRDGNEHNTVQFAKDGVNFKIASIVEMMPTAAGPYVPDAFTNTKNGTGISWGLSHFTNATTWDKNHAVLVRFDCDLSTAINDPEMKKHHVYHRPEVYLKQSLSKKQKERITASNKELQKSK; translated from the coding sequence ATGAAAAGACTAAAAATAACATTAATAATAAGTTGCCTTTTTTTAACGGCTAATACTGTTTGCGCACAAAATTTTCCGTTTGCATTACCTAAACAAAAACCTAACCAACCGTTAAGTGAGGCTATGCAACGTAATTATGATAATTATTTAGCGCCAAGACCAGAAGACAACGAGTTGTACTCCTTATTTAAATATACAAAATTAGAGGGGTTAGATTATAGCAATGGAGACGGAACTGTTAGCCGTAGAGATCCTTCTAAAATTATTTTTGAAAACGGGAAGTATTATGTTTGGTACACACACAGAAAAACCAAAACACCTCCTAAAGGTGCTAAACAGGCTACAGAGACTATACCTTCTGCAGATTGGGATTTATCTGAAATTTGGTATGCTACCAGTTTAGATGGGTTTAACTGGGAAGAGCAAGGTGTTGCAATACCTAGACCTCCTAAACCAGAATTGGGTCACAGATCTGTTAGTACTGCTGATATTTTAAAATGGAAAGGAAAGTACTATATGTACTACCAAGGTTTTAGTGAAGCCAGTGGTTTACGTGGTGATGATTGCCCTGTATTAATGTCTTATGCAGATTCTCCTGATGGGCCTTGGACAGCAACTAATAAAATTGTGATCCCTAACGGACCAAAAGGTGCGTGGGATCAGTTTTCTATACATGACCCATATCCTTTAGTGTATAAAGATAAAATTTACTTGTATTACAAATCTGATTTTGATGGAAAACCTGATTTGGTAAGAATGCAAGGTTTGGCTACTGCAGATTCTCCTTTTGGGCCTTTTACTAAAAATAAACTAAATCCAGTTTTAGCATCTGGTCATGAAACTACTATGTTCCCTTTTAAAGAGGGAATTGCTGCTTTAACAATTAGAGATGGTAATGAGCACAACACCGTACAGTTTGCAAAAGATGGTGTTAATTTTAAGATTGCCTCTATAGTAGAAATGATGCCTACAGCAGCAGGACCTTATGTACCTGATGCCTTTACAAATACTAAAAATGGCACCGGAATTAGTTGGGGATTATCTCATTTTACAAATGCAACAACTTGGGATAAAAACCATGCTGTTTTAGTACGTTTTGACTGTGATTTGAGTACTGCTATTAACGATCCTGAAATGAAAAAACACCACGTTTATCACAGACCAGAGGTATATTTAAAACAAAGTTTAAGTAAAAAACAAAAAGAACGTATTACTGCAAGTAATAAAGAATTACAAAAGTCCAAATAA